The following coding sequences lie in one Primulina huaijiensis isolate GDHJ02 chromosome 2, ASM1229523v2, whole genome shotgun sequence genomic window:
- the LOC140971452 gene encoding phospholipid:diacylglycerol acyltransferase 1-like yields MSTLRRRKGSGGDNKPQNSKPGLNEDKERKGGDSEQRSNFDVNLNSNLNCVSNNSSAEKSRRRWSCVDSCCWFIGCICSMWWFLLFLYNAMPASFPQYVTEAITGPLPDPPGVKLAKDGLRAKHPVIFVPGIVTGGLELWEGHACAEGLFRKRLWGGTFGEVYKRPLCWVEHMSLDNETGLDPPGIKIRPVSGLVAADYFAPGYFVWAVLIANLARIGYEDKNMYMAAYDWRISFQNTEVRDQTLSRIKSNIELMVATSGGKKVVVVPHSMGVLYFLHFMKWVEAPAPMGGGGGPNWCADHIKAVMNIGGPFLGVPKAVTGLFSAEAKDIAIARAIAPGVLDMDVFGFQTLQHVMRMTRTWDSTMSMIPKGGDTIWGGFDWSPEEGHDCSLKKKNDNGQTTAHNRTEDLANSFHAKYGRIISFGKDVSNLHSSEIERVDFRDAIKGKNLANTTCRDVWTEYHDMGIGGVKAIADYKVYTADSILDMLQFVAPKMMKRGSAHFSYGVADDLYDKRYDHYKYWSNPLETKLPNAPNMEIFSMYGVGIPTERAYVYKFSPAAECYIPFQIDTAAEGGDKGPCLKGGVYSVDGDETVPVLSAGFMCAKGWRGKTRFNPSGIRTFVREYNHAPPSTLLEGRGTQSGAHVDIMGNFALIEDIIKVAAGATGEDIGGDQVHSDIFKWSERIKLKL; encoded by the exons ATGTCTACGCTGAGACGCAGAAAAGGTTCTGGAGGGGATAATAAACCTCAGAATTCTAAACCGGGATTGAATGAAGACAAGGAGAGAAAGGGGGGTGATTCGGAACAAAGATCGAATTTTGATGTGAATTTGAATTCCAATTTGAACTGCGTTTCGAATAATTCTTCGGCGGAGAAATCGAGGAGGAGATGGAGCTGTGTGGACAGTTGCTGCTGGTTCATTGGGTGCATATGTTCGATGTGGTGGTTCTTGTTATTCTTGTACAATGCAATGCCAGCTTCATTTCCGCAGTATGTAACGGAAGCGATCACAGGGCCATTGCCGGATCCTCCGGGTGTGAAGTTGGCCAAGGATGGATTGAGAGCTAAACATCCGGTGATTTTCGTCCCTGGGATTGTTACCGGGGGGCTGGAGTTGTGGGAAGGCCACGCCTGTGCCGAGGGGTTATTCAGAAAGAGGCTCTGGGGTGGTACATTTGGTGAAGTCTACAAAAG ACCTTTGTGCTGGGTTGAACACATGTCATTGGATAACGAAACCGGATTGGACCCCCCTGGTATAAAAATCAGGCCCGTTTCTGGCCTTGTGGCAGCTGATTACTTTGCACCGGGTTATTTCGTTTGGGCTGTTTTGATTGCTAACTTGGCTCGAATTGGGTATGAAGACAAAAACATGTATATGGCTGCCTATGATTGGAGGATCTCATTCCAAAACACTGAG GTTCGAGACCAAACTCTGAGCAGAATTAAAAGTAACATAGAGCTTATGGTAGCTACTAGTGGTGGCAAAAAGGTGGTGGTTGTACCACATTCAATGGGGGTTCTATATTTCTTGCATTTCATGAAATGGGTGGAGGCACCGGCGCCGATGGGTGGTGGTGGCGGACCAAATTGGTGCGCTGACCATATAAAGGCTGTAATGAACATCGGAGGGCCTTTCCTGGGTGTTCCTAAAGCAGTTACAGGATTGTTCTCTGCAGAAGCTAAGGATATTGCGATTGCAAG GGCTATAGCACCAGGTGTTTTGGACATGGATGTATTTGGTTTCCAAACTTTACAGCATGTGATGCGAATGACTCGTACTTGGGACTCAACTATGTCGATGATACCAAAAGGCGGAGACACTATCTGGGGTGGTTTTGATTGGTCTCCAGAAGAAGGTCATGACTGTAGTTTGAAGAAAAAGAATGACAACGGCCAAACAACAGCTCACAACAGAACTGAGGATTTAGCCAATTCTTTTCACGCCAAGTATGGAAGAATAATATCATTTGGAAAGGATGTGTCTAATTTACATTCATCAGAAATTGAGCGAGTTGATTTTAGG GATGCTATAAAGGGGAAGAATCTGGCGAACACTACCTGCCGTGACGTGTGGACAGAGTACCATGATATGGGCATTGGTGGTGTCAAAGCTATAGCTGACTATAAAGTCTACACTGCAGATTCGATCTTGGATATGCTTCAATTTGTTGCACCTAAGATGATGAAGCGTGGCAGTGCTCATTTTTCCTATGGAGTAGCTGATGATCTAtatgacaaaagatatgatcaTTACAAGTACTGGTCAAATCCTTTAGAAACAAA ATTACCAAATGCCCCAAACATGGAAATTTTTTCAATGTATGGAGTAGGGATCCCTACAGAAAGAGCATATGTGTACAAGTTCAGTCCTGCTGCTGAGTGTTATATTCCTTTTCAAATTGACACCGCAGCAGAGGGTGGAGACAAAGGCCCTTGTCTGAAAGGAGGGGTATATTCAGTCGATGGAGATGAAACAGTCCCAGTTCTTAGTGCTGGCTTCATGTGTGCTAAAGGTTGGCGAGGAAAGACTAGATTCAATCCCTCTGGCATCCGTACATTCGTAAGGGAGTACAATCATGCCCCTCCCTCAACTCTTTTAGAGGGCAGAGGAACACAAAGTGGTGCTCATGTGGACATAATGGGAAACTTTGCCTTAATTGAAGATATCATAAAGGTAGCAGCAGGTGCCACAGGAGAAGATATAGGAGGAGATCAAGTACATTCTGATATTTTCAAATGGTCAGAAAGGATTAAGCTAAAGCTTTAA